One genomic window of Evansella cellulosilytica DSM 2522 includes the following:
- the ltaE gene encoding low-specificity L-threonine aldolase, translating to MIDLRSDTVTKPSDEMREKMLTALVGDDVYGEDPTVNELETYAAQLFGKEAALFVTSGTQGNQAAILSYTQPGQEIIMDNESHVFLYEGAATSAFAGVQSRTLAHRRGQIAIDDIEAAVRGEDIHFPETSLIWLENSHNRSGGSILPLTYIKEVYQLARSYHVPVHIDGARIFNASVASNIAIKEYAAYANSIQFCLSKGLGAPVGSVLVGDKAFIDRARKKRKMLGGGLRQAGVIAAPGLLALKSNVDRLTEDHENAKRLAKAIEQYTALKVVNKVETNIILVETSASENSSQEWLQIFKAKGILAVAFAPTVIRFTTHLDISKEDIDEVISTLKNL from the coding sequence ATGATCGATTTAAGAAGTGATACAGTAACGAAACCATCCGATGAGATGCGCGAAAAAATGTTGACAGCACTCGTTGGTGATGACGTATATGGCGAGGACCCTACAGTAAATGAACTAGAGACATATGCCGCTCAACTATTTGGAAAAGAAGCAGCATTATTTGTTACAAGCGGTACACAAGGGAATCAAGCTGCGATACTATCCTATACGCAGCCTGGGCAGGAAATCATAATGGATAACGAATCACACGTTTTTCTATATGAAGGAGCTGCTACTTCTGCATTTGCAGGTGTACAATCGAGGACGTTAGCACATCGTCGTGGACAAATTGCCATTGACGATATAGAAGCCGCGGTTAGAGGTGAAGATATTCATTTTCCAGAGACTTCCCTTATATGGCTTGAAAACTCTCATAACCGTAGTGGCGGTTCAATTTTACCTTTGACGTATATAAAAGAGGTTTATCAACTAGCTCGCTCTTATCATGTTCCAGTTCATATTGACGGTGCAAGAATATTTAATGCATCAGTAGCGAGTAACATAGCGATAAAAGAATATGCAGCTTACGCTAATTCGATTCAGTTTTGTTTATCAAAAGGGCTAGGTGCTCCAGTAGGATCCGTTTTAGTAGGAGATAAGGCCTTTATCGACCGTGCTCGAAAAAAACGTAAAATGCTCGGTGGCGGATTAAGACAGGCAGGTGTGATAGCAGCCCCTGGATTATTAGCATTAAAATCAAATGTCGATCGCCTTACCGAAGACCATGAAAATGCAAAAAGGCTCGCTAAAGCAATTGAACAATATACGGCACTAAAAGTCGTTAACAAAGTGGAAACAAATATTATTTTAGTTGAAACTTCTGCTTCTGAAAATTCTTCTCAAGAATGGTTACAAATTTTCAAAGCAAAAGGTATTTTGGCCGTTGCCTTTGCTCCAACAGTAATTAGATTTACTACCCACCTCGATATTTCAAAGGAAGATATCGATGAAGTTATTTCAACATTAAAGAATCTTTAA
- a CDS encoding TIGR01212 family radical SAM protein (This family includes YhcC from E. coli K-12, an uncharacterized radical SAM protein.), whose translation MNEQAPAFFGDKKYYTWNAHLRAEFGEKIFKVPLDGGFDCPNRDGKVAHGGCTFCSERGSGDFAGDRKDDLVTQFKTIKEKLHQKWKAGKYIGYFQAYTNTYAPVEELREMFEVILEQDDVVGLSIATRPDCLPDDVVEYLAELNKRTYLWVELGLQTVHERTADLINRAHDYECYKEGVDKLRKHNIRVCSHIINGLPLETKDMMLETAQEVAKLDVQGIKIHLLHLLKKTPMVKQYEKGLLEFMSSEEYIQLVCDQLEVLPPEMIIHRLTGDGPADLMIGPMWSLNKWEVLNGIDAELKRRNSWQGKHYVRNKEYI comes from the coding sequence ATGAACGAACAAGCACCTGCTTTTTTCGGCGATAAAAAGTATTATACGTGGAATGCACATTTACGAGCTGAATTTGGTGAAAAAATATTCAAGGTTCCCCTTGATGGTGGTTTTGATTGTCCAAACCGTGACGGTAAAGTAGCTCATGGTGGATGCACGTTTTGTAGCGAGCGTGGGTCAGGTGATTTTGCCGGCGATCGAAAGGACGACCTTGTCACACAATTTAAGACGATTAAGGAAAAACTACATCAAAAATGGAAAGCTGGTAAATATATCGGTTATTTCCAAGCATATACTAATACGTATGCACCAGTCGAAGAGTTAAGAGAAATGTTTGAAGTCATTCTTGAACAAGATGATGTTGTCGGTTTGTCGATAGCTACTCGCCCAGATTGCCTTCCAGACGATGTTGTTGAATATTTAGCCGAGTTAAATAAACGAACATATTTATGGGTTGAATTAGGTTTACAAACAGTTCACGAGCGAACTGCTGATCTTATCAATAGAGCGCACGATTACGAATGCTATAAAGAAGGCGTAGACAAGCTAAGAAAGCACAATATTCGTGTTTGTTCGCATATTATAAACGGTTTACCTCTAGAAACAAAAGATATGATGTTGGAAACAGCACAGGAAGTTGCAAAGCTCGATGTCCAAGGCATAAAAATTCATTTACTACATTTATTAAAGAAAACACCTATGGTAAAGCAATACGAAAAAGGACTACTTGAGTTTATGAGTAGTGAAGAATATATTCAACTCGTATGTGACCAATTAGAGGTACTCCCTCCTGAAATGATCATTCACCGTCTTACCGGAGATGGTCCAGCTGATTTGATGATTGGCCCTATGTGGAGCTTAAACAAATGGGAAGTTCTAAATGGAATTGATGCTGAACTGAAGCGCCGCAATAGCTGGCAAGGAAAACATTATGTTCGTAATAAGGAGTACATTTAA